DNA from Halofilum ochraceum:
GTCTGCCACCGCATCCACGAGCAGGCCGGAAGCAACGGCGGCGATCTCCTCAAGGCGGTGCAGGCGACGGTCGCCGAGCTTGATGGTGCCTATGCCCTGTCCGCGCTGAGCCGCCAGGATCCCGGGCGGATCGTGGTCGCGCGCAGGGGTTGCCCGGTCGTGATCGGGCTCGGGATCGGCGAGAACTTCGTCGCCTCTGATGTGGCGGCCCTCCTGCCCGTAACCCGCCGTTTCGTCTTCCTCGAAGAGGGCGATGTCGCCGACGTCACCCGCACCGAGGTCCGGATCTTTGACAGCGCCGGGCAGCGCGTCGAGCGTGCGGAGCACGAGTCCGAACTGACCGCCGATGCGGTCGAGCGTGGCAACTACCGCCATTACATGCTCAAGGAGATCTTCGAGCAGCCGCGCGCGATCGGCGATACCCTCGAAGAACGCACCGCCAATGGCCGCGTCCTCGACGCCGCCTTCGGTTATCAGGCAACGGAACTGCTGCCGCGCATCAGCGGTGTTCATATCGTCGCCTGCGGCACCAGTTTCCACGCCGCGATGGTCGCGCGCTACACGATCGAGCGCACGGCGCGGATCCCGGTCAACGTGGAGATCGCCAGCGAGTATCGCTATCGAGAACCGGTCGTGCCCGAGGGTACGCTGTTCGTGGCGATCTCCCAGTCCGGCGAGACCGCCGATACCCTCGCCGCGCTGCGCGAGGCCAAACGTCTCGGTTACGCCGCGACCATGGCGATCTGCAACGTGCCGGAATCCTCGCTGGCGCGCGAGGCCGACCTGGTGGCGATGACCCGTGCGGGCCCGGAGATCGGCGTCGCATCCACCAAGGCCTTTACCACCCAGTTGACCGCGCTGGCGATGCTCACCCTCGTCCTCGCTCGGCGAACCGGCGACGCGGAAGGCGAAGGCGCCGCCGTGGAAGACCTGATCGGCCTGCCCGGGCGGATTGAACGTGTCCTCGAGCTCGATGCCGAGATCGCGGAACTCGCCGAGCTGTTCGTCGACAAACGCCACGCCCTGTTCCTCGGGCGCGGCATACACTATCCGATCGCGATGGAGGGGGCGCTCAAGCTCAAGGAGATCTCCTACATCCACGCCGAGGCCTACGCGGCCGGCGAGCTCAAGCACGGCCCGCTCGCCCTGGTCGACGAGGACATGCCCGTAGTGGCCATCGCGCCCAATGACGCGCTGGTGGAGAAACTCGCTTCCAACCTGCAGGAAGTCAGCGCGCGCGGTGGCCGCCTGATCGTATTCGCGGGTGACGACGTTCGCGTGTCGCTGCAGGCCGCGGACCGCGTGATCCGCGTACCGGGCAGCGGCACCGACCTCACCGATCCGGTCCTCTACACCGTGCCCCTGCAGCTGCTGGCGTACCACGTCGCGGTCCTCAAGGGCACCGACGTGGACAAACCGCGCAACCTGGCGAAATCGGTGACGGTTGAGTAGCCAGCCGACGGTTTTCACGCAGAGGCGCGGAGCACGCGAAGGGCGCAGAGAAATTCCTTTGTAGGAGCGGGCTTGCCCGCGGTCCGCTCGAATGCGCGCAGCGCCCCGGGCGAGGTCATCCAAGCCTGGCTGGTTCTCTCGCCACGACGCGAGGGGCGACAGCGAGCCCCCAAAAAAGATGAATCACGCAGAGCCGCGGAGTGCGCAGAGTCTGAAAGAAAATCGATACTGGGCTAAACGCTCATGGCATTTCCATGTCGCCCGATTTTCGAAATATGGTTCAAAAGGTTTATTTACTTTGCGCCCTCTGCGGCTCTGCGTGATCCCGCCTTGTTCCTGGCGCCCTGAAGAAAGCCCGAAGCCTACCGCTGCAGCCGCGCCTCGACTTCCCGACGCCGTTCGCGCGAGTCCAGCCGTTCGATGAGCTCCAGCGCGAAGTCCATGGCGGTGCCCGGACCGCGTGAGGTCGCGACGTGGCCGTCGATCTCGATCGGCGCATCACTGCTTTCGATGCCGTAGGGTTCCAGCGCCCCGGGGAAGGCGGTCACCGGGCCGGGACCGAGGAGGTTGTGGGCGGCGAGCACGCCCGGCGCGGCGCAGATCGCGCCGAGCCAGCCGTCGCCCTCGCGGTGCCGGTTGAGCATATCGATCAAGCGTTCGTCCTCGCGCAGCCGGTCGGCACCGGGGCCGCCGCCGGGCAGCACGATGGCGTCGAACGATTCGGCGGCCACCATGGCCAGTGTGGTATCGGGGACGAGGACGACCCCGCGGCTGCAGGTGACCGGGCCCTCCTCCAGTCCGGCGGTAACGACCTCGAATTCCGCCCTCCGGAACAGGTCGATCAGGGTTACGGCTTCGAGTTCCTCGCAGCCGCTGGCGATGGGGATGAGGATACGCGCCATTTCGTGTCTCCAGTGGCGGGAGTCCCGCAGCGTTCGATGTAGGTCGCCAGGTCCACGCGCTCGATCCCATTCGCACGCGATAGCCGGCGTTCGAGCACCCGCATCGTATCCGGCCGCGGGTGCGCGATCGCGAGCGCGCACCCGGTCTCGCGGGCGCGCGCGAACCAGGCCTCGGTCGCCCGCTCGATCGCGTCCGTGCCCTTCCGGTGATCGAGAAACACATGCCGGCGGGCGACGGCGATACCCGCGTCCCGCGCAGCCGCTTCGGCTTCCGTGGCGGCCGTCGTGCGGGAGTCGATGAACAGCAGTGGCGGCGACCGTTGGGCGAGTTCCCGCATGACGACATCCATGACTGAAGCCCGTGTCGTCAGGCCACTGCCCTGGTGATTATTCACGCCGACGGCCCCGGGGACCGAATCGACGGCGCGCCCCAGGCGCGCGCGCAGGGTGCTCTCATCCATATCCGCGAGCAGCGCATGGGGTGCGGCAGGACCGCGTTCGGTCTCCATCGGCATATGGACGAGGATGTCGGTACCCGCTCGCCTGGCGGCCCGGGCAATGGCGGTGGTGTACGGTGCGTGGGGGAGGATCGCCACCGCGAACGGGGGTGGCAGCGCGAGAGCGCGCCGCGCGCTCTCGCGATTGTGCCCGAGATCGTCGATGATCAGCGCGGCGGTCGGGGCCGCTGCCGCCTGGCTGATGCCAAGCGCCAGCGTCAGGAGCAGCGGACCCCAGCGCCGCACCGCCACGCCGTTACTTCGAGCCGAAGATACTCAGGGCCTTGAGCACGTTGAGACCGACGTAGAGCTCGTAATCGCTGGTCGCGAGATCGCCGTTCTCCCCGTCGCCGGAGTCCGCATCCTCGTCTTTGGCCGCATCGTCCTTGTCTTCCCCGTTGGGGTTGGTCAGGTGCTGGGCCAGATCCGCCTCCGTCAGCGCGCCGACGCCCTCATCCTTGATCGAGGTGAGCCTGTATGCCCCGGTCGCGATGTCCGGCTCGATCCCTTCCGCCTGGATCGAGCGCCCGTCCGGCGTGTAGTAGCGCGCCGTCGTGAGCTTGAGTGCGCCGCCATTCGACAGGTCCTGGATCGTCTGCACCGAGCCTTTGCCGAAGGTCTGTTTACCGACCACCAGCGCCCGCTCGTGATCCTGCAGCGCACCCGCGACGATCTCCGACGCGGAGGCCGAGCCCTCGTTCACGAGCACGATCATCGGTGCGCCGTCGATCGCGTCACCGGGGCGCGCGCTGTAACGTAGTTTCGAATCCTTGACGCGGCCCTCGGTGTAGACGATCAGCCCGTCTTCGAGGAACGTGTCGGAGACGCTCACGGCCGCCGAGAGTACGCCGCCCGGGTTGTTGCGCAGATCGAGCACGAGTCCCCGGAGGCCGTTTTCCGCCTTGTCTTTCAGGCCGCGGATGGCCTCATCGACTGCCTGCTGGGTGTTGGTCTGGAAATGCGAAACCCGCAGGTAGCCGTAGCCCGGTTCAAGCATCCGCGAATCGACGCTGGTGACCTCGATCGTGTCGCGCGTGATCGTGACCCGGATCGGCTTGTCCTCGCCGTCGCGCACGATCATGAGTTCGATATCCGTACCCGGCTCCCCGCGCATCTTCTGCACGGCGTCGTTGAGGGTCATTCCCTTCACCGGCTTGTCGTCGAGCCGGACGATCAGATCGCCCGCCTGGATCCCGGCGCGCGCCGCGGGCGTCCCGTCGATCGGCGCGACCACCCGGACAAAGCCGTCTTCCATCGTCACCTCGATGCCAAGGCCGCCGAACTCGCCCTGGGTCCCGATCTGCAGTTCACGGAACGCCTCCTGGTTGAGGTACGACGAGTGCGGATCAAGGCCGTTCAGCATGCCTTCGATCGCGTATTCCAGCAGTTGGTCGTCGTCGATTTCCTCGACGTAGTTGTCCTTGATGCGCGAGTACACGTCCGTGAATGTGCGCAGCTGCTCCAGCGGCAGTTCCTCGGCGGCGCTGCGGTCTTCGTCCTGCGCCAGCACGGCATGCCCCAGGGTCAGGGTGGCGCCGAGCACGGTACCGAGGAGTACCAGCAAGAGTTTGCGGGTCGGGTGGGCCATGCGGGATCTCCGGGGCGGCCGGTATTGAACACGAGTATGATTTCAAGTCTAACACGCGATTTCGACGGCGCGGCGCATGGGGATGCGCCCCATAGGCACAATCAGCGCGCGGCGAGCCAATCCATCGGGTCCACGGGCTGGCCCTGGCGGCGGATCTCGAAGTACAGGCCGGGTTCGCGCTGACCCCCGGAGGCACCGACCCGGGCGATCGCCTCGCCGGGGGCCACCCAGTCCCCGGTCGAGCGCAGCAGTTGCCGGTTGTAGCCATACAGGCTGAGCCACCCGTCCTGATGGTCGACGATCAGCAGTTGGCCAAACCCTTCCAGCCAGTCGGCGAACACCACCCGGCCATGATAGACGGCTCGCACCGGCTCGCCCGCGGCGGCGTCGATCACAAGACCCCGCCACCGGGTGCGGCCGCTGGCGCGTTCGCTCCCGTACCGGACGCGCAGATCACCCCCCGCGGGCCAGTCCAGGGCATTGCGCTGGGTGTCGAACGGTCGTTCCTCCAGCGGCGCGCCGGGGATGTCATCCATGACATTGCCGAGTTTCTCGAGCAGCTCCCGAAGCCGTTCCCGGCTCGCCTGCAGGCGTTCCAGTTCATCGCCCTTCTCGGCGATGGACGCCTGCAGCCGTTCGACGACCTGACGTCGTTCAGCGCTCGCCTGTTCCAGCCTGGCCCGCTGGCTCTCGAGGCCCTCGCGCGCGGTTGCCAGTTCTTCGCGGGCCGCGCGCGCGTCCTGAGTCACCCCCGCGATCTTGTCCATCAGAGATCGCGCCTCATCGATCGCGCCCAGCCGTGCGCGATTGAAATACCCGTAATAGCCGAGTGCGCGGGCCAGGGTGCCAGGACTGTCCTGGCGCAGCAGCAGACGCAGGGCCGGTTGGCGGCCGAATCGGTGCGCCGCCCGCAACTGCTCCGCCAGTGTATCCCGGTGGCCCTCCAGTGACTCGACCAGCTCGCGCCGCCTGGCTTCGAGCTGGTCGAGGCGCCGCCGGCTCCGGTCGATCCGGGTATCGAGATCGTCGATCCGGTTCGCGATCGAGCCGATGCGCTGCTCGAGCCTGGCGAGTGTCGCGCTGGCCTCATCGCGGCGTTCACGCTCCTCGCGCAGATCACCCTGGACGGCATCGATCCGTTCCCGCAGTTCCTCGAGACGGGCTCGGGTCTCGGCCTCATCGGCCGCGACGCCGGGCGCCGGCAGGAGTGCCAGGGCCAGGAGCGGGAGCAGGAAAGACGGCAAGCGGGGGCGGCGCATGGCGCGTATTGTAGGCGAGTGGCAGGCTCCTCTCACCCGCCGCTGCGGGGTTTTGCGCTGCTGCGGCCGCGGCGTATACTCCCGCGCCATTCAACCGGGCGCTGGCGCGTCACCCAACACGTGAGTCCTCATGGAACGTATCCCCGAATTCGTCGCCAATCATCCGTTGATGTTCGTGGCGCTCGCCGTGACCGTGACCATGATCGTGGTCCTCGAAGTGCAGCGTGCGCGCCGCACGACGCAGCCGCTGTCGCCCGCGCGGGCGACCCGGCTGAGCAACAATGAAGACGCCGTGTTCATCGACACCCGTGCACAGAAGGAGTTCGAGCAGGGGCACGTGCCGGGCGCGCGCTCCATCCCGTCGCGTGAAGTCTCGAGTCACCTGAAACAGCTCGAGAAACTGCGCGAATACCCTGTCATCCTCTATGACGAGGGCGGGCTCGACGCGGAACGCGCCGCGAAGGAACTGGCGAAAAACGGGTTCACCCGGCTGCACTCCATCGAGGGCGGTATGCCGGCATGGCGCAAGGCGGAACTGCCGGTGGAGACCGGCAGCGGTTCGCGCAAGAGCGGTTCCGGCGGTCAAAAGAAGAAGAAAAAGCCGCAGAAAGACGAGCGCGCGAAGAGCTGAACCGGGCGCATCGCGCCGGCAAGGCGGCGCGGAGATGAGCGGGCGGCACCAAGTGTCATAAAATCGACACCCGGAAACGGGTGGTGACGGCGGAGACCACAGGCACCATGAGCGAAGAACAGCAGGCAGGGGCCGACAGCGGCCGCCGTTTCCAGATCCAGAAGCTCTATCTCAAGGACGTATCCTTCGAGTCACCCGCCGCGCCCGGGATTTTCGGCTCCGGCAGCGACTGGCAGCCCCAGATCAGCTTCCAGCTCAATACCGAGCACAATCAGGTCGGCGATACGCTGCACGAGATCGTCCTTGGTGTAACCGTCACCGCGCAGCACGGTGAGCGCACGGCCTTCCTGGTCGAACTGAAACAGGCGGGCCTGTTCGATATCGCCGGTTTCGAGGGCGAGGAATTCGAGCATATGCTCGGCAGTTACTGCCCTGGCATCCTCTATCCCTACGCCCGGGCGGCCGTGGGTGATCTGGTCCAGAAGGGCGGTCTGCCGCAGCTGGTTCTGCAGCCGATCAATTTCGACGTGGTCTATGCGCAGCAGCGGGCCCGCCAACAGGGTGGCGATGGCGACGCCGCCGGCGGTGCCGCAGCCGATTCGACCGACACGGCCCACTGACCAGAACGCACGTAGAGCGACATGAACCCCGCCCCCGCCACCCGTATCGCCGTCCTGGGCGCTGGCGCCTGGGGCACCGCCCTGGCCGCCGCCCTCGCGCGTAATGGCCTCGGCGTCACCCTCTGGGGCCGGGATGCGGACAACGTCGCGGCGATCCGCGACCGGCGCGAGAACCGGCGCTATCTGCCGGATCTGACCCTGCCCGAAGGCATTTACGCGACCACCGACCTCGCCGAGGCCGTCAGCGGCAGCGACGCGCTCCTCTACGCGACCCCGAGCCATACCTTCCGCGCCATGCTGCGCATGGTCGCTGATCTGGACCCGGAGGCGGCGCAGGCACGCCCCTTCCTCTGGGCCTGCAAGGGTGTCGAGCCCGATACGCATGCGCTGATGCACGAGGTTGTCGCGGCCGAGTGCACGTATCCACCCCCGCATGGTCTCGTCTCCGGACCGAGTTTCGCGCGTGAGGTCGTCGCCGGACTGCCCACCGCCCTGACCGTCGCCAGCACCGACGCCGAGTTCGCCGGCCGTGCGGTTACCTGGTTCCACGGCGCCGGCATGCGAGCCTATTCGAACCCGGATGTCGTCGGCGTCGAACTCGGCGGCGCGCTCAAGAACGTGCTCGCCATCGCCTGCGGGGCCACCGACGGTCTCGGTTTCGGGGCCAACGCCCGGGCCGCCGTCATCACGCGCGGACTCGCCGAACTGATGCGGCTCGGGCATGCGATGGGCGGGTTGCCGCAGACCTTCATGGGACTCGCCGGGATGGGTGATCTCGTGCTGACCTGCACCGATGATCAGTCCCGCAATCGGCGCCTCGGTCTCGCGCTGGCGCGCGGCCTGTCACCGGAGGCGGCCTGCGAGGAGATCGGTCAGGCCGTTGAGGGTCTCCGGACCGCACGGGCCGCCAAGGCCCTGGCCGCGCGCTACGGTGTGGATATGCCGATCGTGGAGCAGGTCCACGCCGTGCTGTATGAGGATCTGGCCCCGGCGGCCGCGGTACAGGCCCTGCTGGATCGTGATCCGAAAGAAGAAATCCCGCATGGCGGTGCATGATTGTACCGATGGGCACCCCGGCGGTGCCCGATCATTCCGCCACCGCACCCTCGAAGTTCCCCTGCCGCCACGCCTCGAATATTACCACCGCAACAGAGTTGGCAAGGTTCATGCTTCTGGACCCGCGACGCATCGGAATGCGCAGTCGCTGTGCGGCGGGGATGTCCGCCAGCACGGTCGACGGCAGACCACGGGTCTCCGGTCCGAACAGCAGTGCATCGTCCGGGCCGAAGGGGATCGTCGCGTAGTTGGTTTCGCCATTACGCGTCAACGCGAACACGCGTGCCGGCCGGATCGTGTCCAGGCAGGCGTCCAGATCGCGGTGTTCGTGAACGCGCGCGAATTCGGCGTAATCGAGGCCAGCGCGGCGCAGCCGACGATCCTCCAGGCGGAAGCCCAGCGGGTGCACGAAGTGCAGCGGCGCACCGGTGTTGGCGCACAGGCGGATGATGTTGCCGGAATTCGGCGGAATTTCAGGCTGAAACAGCACAATGTGCGGTAAGTTCATGATTTGACCTGATCTGCCTGGCAGTTCATAAAGGGTCCGGCGCGAAGCAGCGGCCGGGCCGCAACGGGAGCGGGAAGACGAAAGTGCGGTCTCTGCTGAACAGGCGCAAGGCGAAATCGGGAACCACCGTCGGCGTGGCCTATGGCACCGACGGCGTTGCGCTCGCCGCCGTACGCGGTGGCGGGCGCGACGCACCGCCACGCCTGACGCATGCGGCCCATATCCCGTTGACTTCGGAGGCCTCGGTGGCCGAGCGCATCGGCGCGTGGATTGCCGACAGCGGGCTCGAGAAATGCCGAGGCGTCGGCGTGATCGCGGATGGCGAGTACCAGGTCGTGCAGGTGGAGGCACCGGCGGTGCCCGCCACGGAGATGCGCCAGGCCGCCGCCTGGCGCGTTCGCGACCTGCTCGACTTCCCGATCGATCAGGCGGTGATCGACACGTTTCCGCCACCGGATTCCGCGCAGCGCGGGCAGCATAATATCAACGTGGTCGTCGCACGCCGTGCACTGATCACGGAACGGATCGAGCAGCTCACCGAGGCCGGCCTCGCGCTGGAGGCGATCGACATCCCGGAACTGGTGCAGCGCAACATCTCGGCGCGCCTGCCGGAAACACGGGGTGGCCACGCGCTGCTGGCGCTGGGTGCGGAGGATGGGCTGATTACCGTGTTCCGTGAAGGCGAACAGTTCCTGGCACGCGGCCTGGATGCCGGCCTGAACGGGCTGGCACAGGATGCCGAGGATACGGGGGAGACGCTCCTGCTCGAAGTCCAGCGCTCGTTCGATTATTTCGAAAGCGCGCTGTCACAGCCGCCACTGGGTGCACTCTATCTCTATCCGGCGGGGCCCGCGATCGATGTGCTGAGCGAACACTTCACGGATAATCTCGGCAACGTAGCGGTACGCGCGTTCGCCCTGGGGGATCTGGTGCAGCTCGACACCGAGCCACCGGAGGTCGGTGCGCAGCTCCTGCACGCCGTGGGCGCGGCCCTGCGCGAGGGACAAAAGAGCCGATGACCCAGCAGATCAACCTCTATCTGGACGAGTTCCGCCGGCGGACCGATCCGCTCGACGCGAAGCACATCGGCATCGGCATCATGGCCCTGCTCGCGATCCTGGCCGCGATCAGCGCGGGTCAGGTATGGCAGGTCCGCGGGGTCGAGTCCCGCGTCGCTGAGCTCGAGCGCGAGCGCGATTCCGTCCAGGCCGAACTGAATCAGAAACAGCAACGCCTGCAGTCGCTGCAGGCGGAGCAGAACGATGACGAGCAACTCCGGCGCCTGCGCGCTGAACTCGCGGCCAAGCAGCGGCTGGCGGAATACCTCGAGTCAGGGCGTTTCGGCACGCGCGGGGGCTTCTCGGTGTATCTCCAGGCACTGGCCCGCAACCGCGTGGAGGATCTCTGGCTGGCCCGGGTCGAATTGCGCGGCGGCGGCAGCCAGCTGCGCATTGCCGGCCACGCGCTGAATCCCGAGACGGTGCCATCGTTCCTCAGCGGCCTAGCCGAGCAGCCGTCGTTCAGCGGTTACCGTTTCCGCACCATGCGGATCGATCGCACCGACGACGGCGATCGCCTCGATTTCCTTTTGGCCAGTGACCGCAGGGAGGGCGACGGATGAAGCCGAACAATCCCCTGCACGTGCTGGCAACGCGCATTGACGAGCGCAACCGCCGCGAGCGCCTGCTGCTGGCCGGGACGCTGGCGGTGGTCGTGCTGGTCGCCTGGAACGGGCTGTTCCGGGCGCCGCTGGCCGAGCGTCGGGCCGTCGCCGTGGATTCCGTCGCGCAGCTCGAGGGTGATATCGCCGCGCTCGAAGACAGCCGCGCGGGGATCGACGAGCGGATCGCCGGGCTGGAGGCCGATTCCGGTACGAGCGCGGTCGAGCGCGTCCGCCAGCGCATCGACGCCGTCGACGAGGTGCTGGCCGAGCGGACCGCGCGCCTGATCTCGCCGGATCAGATGGTGCGGGCGCTGCGCGACGTCGTGAACGCCGATGCGGACGTCTCGCTGGTTCGACTGCGCAACGCCGGCCCGACGCCCGTGATTACCCAGCCCGGGCAGCAAGCGGGTAACGGTGAATCGAGCGGTGAGGGCGATGGCATTCCGCGGGTGTACCGGCATGATGTCGAACTCGTGATCGAAGGGCGTTATCTTGCGCTGCTCGCGTACCTGGAGCGGCTCGAGGGACTGGAGTGGCAGTTCCAGTGGGAAGCGATCACCGTCGAAACGCGTGAATACCCGACCGCGCGTGCGACCGTGTCGCTGTCGACACTCAGCCTCGCGGAGGACTGGATCGGTGTGTGAGATTCGGCGCATCAAGGGCTCGTCGCCGCGGGGCCGGAAGGCCTGGTGGCATACGGCGTTGGCGGTGCTGGCCCTCGCGGTGGCCCCAATGCCCGCGCAGGCCGAAGACGAGGAACTGCATGATCCGTTCATGCCACCGGGCTGGAATGAGCCGAGTGCGCCGGAAGCGAACAGCTTCAACGCAGCGGCATGGACGCTTGCATCGACCCTCACGTCGAACGGCCGGCGCGTGGCCATCATCAATGGCCGCGCCGTGCGCCCCGGCGAGTACGTCGGTGGTGCCCGCCTGCTCGGCGTCACGCGCGGTAGCGCGCGCCTCGAATACAACGGGCACCGGTTCACGATCCGGCGCCCCGGAACGCAGGTCCGAACGAGCCGGTAGTCGGCTCAATGACCGCCCCGACCATAGCGCGAGTAGCGATAATGAAGATGCAAACGACGGCGCCCATGCGGCGGCCGGCTCGCGATGACCGCGGAGAGACGACGGCCATGAACCCGACCCGTATGCGAACCCGGCCGCTGGCCGCCGCTTTCGCCGCCACCCTGTTGCTGGCTGGCTGCGCCAGTCCCATGGAGCGCGAGCCGGAAAGCGGACCCACGCTTGATCGGATCCGTGAGGCCCTCGACGAGGGGGCGGCCGCCAGTGAACCGGAGGAAACGCCGGCGGATGTCGAGGCGGCGCTGATGCCGGGGATGGAAGAACAGTTGAGTGACGAAAAGGCGAGCGCGGGCGGCGATACCGAACGCTTCGACCTGTCGGTCACGAATGCCAGTGCGCGGGCCTTCTTCATGGGCCTCGTCGAGGGGACGCCTTACAACATGGTGGTCCATCCCGACGTCGAGGGCGAGATCAGCCTCGAACTCAAGGATGTGACCATCCCCGAGGTCATGGATATCGCCCGGCGCGTTTACGGCTACGAATTCGAGCGCCGTTCCACGGGCTATATCGTCATGCCCGCGCGCATGGAATCGCAGATCTTCT
Protein-coding regions in this window:
- a CDS encoding murein hydrolase activator EnvC family protein produces the protein MRRPRLPSFLLPLLALALLPAPGVAADEAETRARLEELRERIDAVQGDLREERERRDEASATLARLEQRIGSIANRIDDLDTRIDRSRRRLDQLEARRRELVESLEGHRDTLAEQLRAAHRFGRQPALRLLLRQDSPGTLARALGYYGYFNRARLGAIDEARSLMDKIAGVTQDARAAREELATAREGLESQRARLEQASAERRQVVERLQASIAEKGDELERLQASRERLRELLEKLGNVMDDIPGAPLEERPFDTQRNALDWPAGGDLRVRYGSERASGRTRWRGLVIDAAAGEPVRAVYHGRVVFADWLEGFGQLLIVDHQDGWLSLYGYNRQLLRSTGDWVAPGEAIARVGASGGQREPGLYFEIRRQGQPVDPMDWLAAR
- a CDS encoding tRNA (cytidine(34)-2'-O)-methyltransferase, which encodes MNLPHIVLFQPEIPPNSGNIIRLCANTGAPLHFVHPLGFRLEDRRLRRAGLDYAEFARVHEHRDLDACLDTIRPARVFALTRNGETNYATIPFGPDDALLFGPETRGLPSTVLADIPAAQRLRIPMRRGSRSMNLANSVAVVIFEAWRQGNFEGAVAE
- a CDS encoding S41 family peptidase encodes the protein MAHPTRKLLLVLLGTVLGATLTLGHAVLAQDEDRSAAEELPLEQLRTFTDVYSRIKDNYVEEIDDDQLLEYAIEGMLNGLDPHSSYLNQEAFRELQIGTQGEFGGLGIEVTMEDGFVRVVAPIDGTPAARAGIQAGDLIVRLDDKPVKGMTLNDAVQKMRGEPGTDIELMIVRDGEDKPIRVTITRDTIEVTSVDSRMLEPGYGYLRVSHFQTNTQQAVDEAIRGLKDKAENGLRGLVLDLRNNPGGVLSAAVSVSDTFLEDGLIVYTEGRVKDSKLRYSARPGDAIDGAPMIVLVNEGSASASEIVAGALQDHERALVVGKQTFGKGSVQTIQDLSNGGALKLTTARYYTPDGRSIQAEGIEPDIATGAYRLTSIKDEGVGALTEADLAQHLTNPNGEDKDDAAKDEDADSGDGENGDLATSDYELYVGLNVLKALSIFGSK
- the glmS gene encoding glutamine--fructose-6-phosphate transaminase (isomerizing), with the translated sequence MCGIVGAVAERDVIPLLLEGLRRLEYRGYDSAGIAVLDDEGRLVRQRAVGRVEALEQTLEQHPLRGHTGVAHTRWATHGVPHERNAHPHLSGDDLALVHNGIIENHAVLRAALETAGYEFTSDTDTEVVCHRIHEQAGSNGGDLLKAVQATVAELDGAYALSALSRQDPGRIVVARRGCPVVIGLGIGENFVASDVAALLPVTRRFVFLEEGDVADVTRTEVRIFDSAGQRVERAEHESELTADAVERGNYRHYMLKEIFEQPRAIGDTLEERTANGRVLDAAFGYQATELLPRISGVHIVACGTSFHAAMVARYTIERTARIPVNVEIASEYRYREPVVPEGTLFVAISQSGETADTLAALREAKRLGYAATMAICNVPESSLAREADLVAMTRAGPEIGVASTKAFTTQLTALAMLTLVLARRTGDAEGEGAAVEDLIGLPGRIERVLELDAEIAELAELFVDKRHALFLGRGIHYPIAMEGALKLKEISYIHAEAYAAGELKHGPLALVDEDMPVVAIAPNDALVEKLASNLQEVSARGGRLIVFAGDDVRVSLQAADRVIRVPGSGTDLTDPVLYTVPLQLLAYHVAVLKGTDVDKPRNLAKSVTVE
- the pilM gene encoding type IV pilus biogenesis protein PilM, producing the protein MRSLLNRRKAKSGTTVGVAYGTDGVALAAVRGGGRDAPPRLTHAAHIPLTSEASVAERIGAWIADSGLEKCRGVGVIADGEYQVVQVEAPAVPATEMRQAAAWRVRDLLDFPIDQAVIDTFPPPDSAQRGQHNINVVVARRALITERIEQLTEAGLALEAIDIPELVQRNISARLPETRGGHALLALGAEDGLITVFREGEQFLARGLDAGLNGLAQDAEDTGETLLLEVQRSFDYFESALSQPPLGALYLYPAGPAIDVLSEHFTDNLGNVAVRAFALGDLVQLDTEPPEVGAQLLHAVGAALREGQKSR
- the secB gene encoding protein-export chaperone SecB, with translation MSEEQQAGADSGRRFQIQKLYLKDVSFESPAAPGIFGSGSDWQPQISFQLNTEHNQVGDTLHEIVLGVTVTAQHGERTAFLVELKQAGLFDIAGFEGEEFEHMLGSYCPGILYPYARAAVGDLVQKGGLPQLVLQPINFDVVYAQQRARQQGGDGDAAGGAAADSTDTAH
- a CDS encoding NAD(P)H-dependent glycerol-3-phosphate dehydrogenase, translating into MNPAPATRIAVLGAGAWGTALAAALARNGLGVTLWGRDADNVAAIRDRRENRRYLPDLTLPEGIYATTDLAEAVSGSDALLYATPSHTFRAMLRMVADLDPEAAQARPFLWACKGVEPDTHALMHEVVAAECTYPPPHGLVSGPSFAREVVAGLPTALTVASTDAEFAGRAVTWFHGAGMRAYSNPDVVGVELGGALKNVLAIACGATDGLGFGANARAAVITRGLAELMRLGHAMGGLPQTFMGLAGMGDLVLTCTDDQSRNRRLGLALARGLSPEAACEEIGQAVEGLRTARAAKALAARYGVDMPIVEQVHAVLYEDLAPAAAVQALLDRDPKEEIPHGGA
- a CDS encoding rhodanese-like domain-containing protein, giving the protein MERIPEFVANHPLMFVALAVTVTMIVVLEVQRARRTTQPLSPARATRLSNNEDAVFIDTRAQKEFEQGHVPGARSIPSREVSSHLKQLEKLREYPVILYDEGGLDAERAAKELAKNGFTRLHSIEGGMPAWRKAELPVETGSGSRKSGSGGQKKKKKPQKDERAKS
- a CDS encoding PilN domain-containing protein; its protein translation is MTQQINLYLDEFRRRTDPLDAKHIGIGIMALLAILAAISAGQVWQVRGVESRVAELERERDSVQAELNQKQQRLQSLQAEQNDDEQLRRLRAELAAKQRLAEYLESGRFGTRGGFSVYLQALARNRVEDLWLARVELRGGGSQLRIAGHALNPETVPSFLSGLAEQPSFSGYRFRTMRIDRTDDGDRLDFLLASDRREGDG
- a CDS encoding DJ-1 family glyoxalase III, which encodes MARILIPIASGCEELEAVTLIDLFRRAEFEVVTAGLEEGPVTCSRGVVLVPDTTLAMVAAESFDAIVLPGGGPGADRLREDERLIDMLNRHREGDGWLGAICAAPGVLAAHNLLGPGPVTAFPGALEPYGIESSDAPIEIDGHVATSRGPGTAMDFALELIERLDSRERRREVEARLQR
- a CDS encoding divergent polysaccharide deacetylase family protein, which codes for MAVRRWGPLLLTLALGISQAAAAPTAALIIDDLGHNRESARRALALPPPFAVAILPHAPYTTAIARAARRAGTDILVHMPMETERGPAAPHALLADMDESTLRARLGRAVDSVPGAVGVNNHQGSGLTTRASVMDVVMRELAQRSPPLLFIDSRTTAATEAEAAARDAGIAVARRHVFLDHRKGTDAIERATEAWFARARETGCALAIAHPRPDTMRVLERRLSRANGIERVDLATYIERCGTPATGDTKWRVSSSPSPAAARNSKP